Part of the Imperialibacter roseus genome, AGTGGCGGCATATGCCAGGAGAAAAACCATGCTTCAACTGGCGGCTGGTTGGTTACGATCAGGGTGATGGTGAGAGTTATGCCCTGTCTGTTAGTGATATTTTTGATGAAATGACGGTTCCTGTAGACACCGTTACCAGCACCATGCTTCAGCTTTCGCTCGATACCCTGCCCAACCTTTTTGAGGCAATGTCGACTGGCGGCGCATTTGCATTCAAAGTTAGCGCACTAAACCAGGGTGGTACGAGTTTTGAATCAGGTTTGACTTTTCACGTTGTTCAGAACTACCCAACAGTTTTCATGAGCCGGGTAAACCCCTGTATCGTGTCCAATGCGGTAGAGGCGGTTGCTATGGCGCTGTACTATGAGTACAACTTCGATACCTTTACCAGAGAAACAGCGGATTTTTATCGCCTCGCCTCCTCTCTCTCGAGTAGAGATGTGTACAGGAAGATTGAAAGGCATTTCCTGAGGAGAAAAAACTGGCGTTTTCGTGAACGAGAGTAGCCGTTTGGTTTCTCCGGAATTGGTCAAGGGTGAGAGGCTATCATATTTGTATTTGGTTTAATACTATGCCAAACAATTTGAACGCCCTATATTGACCAATCAATCAGCTCGCTATTTTTTTTCATGAAAAGAGGACTTTTCGGTTTTTTTATCTTTTTGACGCTGCACATTCCACTCGGTAGCTATGGGCAGGCAGTGAAGGGCGTCCTAACATATGCCGGAGAGGAAAGGTTGGCTTTGGACGGTGAATGGGCTTTCTATTGGAAGCAACTTCTGCCGCCAGGAGACGAGGCATTTGTCGCCACGGAAGCTCGCTACGTTAAACAAGTATCCTATTGGAATACCCACCCAGAGCTAAAGGAGCAGCTACCAGCGTTTGGCTATGCTACCTACCGGCTGGTTGTTGAGTCGACGCAGGACTACAGGGTCGCCGTGGAAATACCCGGCTTCAATTTGTCGTATGCACTTTTTCTCAACGGGGAACTGATCAGCAGCGATGGCGTGGTGTCCGATTCCAAAGACACCTATGTTCCCGACTGGACGGTCAGCATGAAAACCGTGATGCTGCATGAGGGCGAAAATGAAATAGTGGTTCAGGTGGCCAATTTTGATCACTCCAATGGTGGCTTTTTTAAACCGATCATTATCGGCGACCCCGATGTGCTTCCACACGAAAGAGACCTCAACCTCATCATCGAAACGTTCAATATTGGGGGGGTGTTTCTTGTCGGATGTTTCTTCGTTGGCCTGTTTTTCTATTTGGGTGAAGACAAATCATTCCTGTTCTACGGTCTGTTTGTTATTATGTACGCCTTGTATATCAGCAACTATGGCCAGTATGTGTTCGGTACAGTCTTTCCTGGGGTTCCATCCAGATTCAAGCTGAAAATCACCTACCTGACCATGTATCTGGCGTGGCTGTTTTACACACTTTTTCTGTGCGAACTGTTCAAGGAGGATTTTCATAAAATTGTTTCAAGGATTGCTCTCATTATTGCTGTTCCTCTGTGCCTTTCAGCATTGGTATTGCCCATGAGCATTTATACGCTAACCCTGGTTCCGTTCAGTGTTGTTGCTCTGGTGTATATCATTTATGGATTTTACATCACTTTGGTGGCACGAGTACGGAAAAGGGGAGGCTCCTTGTCTATTTTTTTAGGCTTGGCTCTCTGCACGTTGGCGATCGTGATTCTGTCGGCTTATCATTATAACCTGATTCTTACCAGGCCTAACGCCATCAGCGTGCTGTTTACGGCCACTTTTTTTGTCATGTCCTTTGCCTTTGCTGAGAAGATTGGTAAAGCCTTTAGTTCCGCAAGGGCGCTACAGCTTGAAACTGCTTCACAAAAACGGGAGATCGAAATACAGGCCAGAGAACTGAAGCAACTGGATGAAGCCAAATCAAGGTTTTTCGCCAATATCTCTCATGAGTTCCGCACCCCGCTTACCATGATTTTTGGGCCCGTGCGGGAGCTCTTACTAGCTGTTCACGATAGCCGCCCCAGAAAGTATTTGCAAACTATCCAAAACAACGCCAGCCGTTTGTTAAAGCTGGTCAACCAGATTCTGGAGTTGGCAAAGCTTGATGCCGGGCACCAAATGCTGGTGAAAGAGTATGTCGACGTCAGCAAATTCATTATCGAAACGGCTGAGAGCTTTCAACTGGAAGCGAAGTCAAACAGTATCAAGCTCTTGCTAAGGGCCAGCGATCAGATTTCAGGCTGGATTGATCCTGATGCGCTTGAAAAGATCGTATTGAACCTGTTGTCCAACGCATTCAAGTTTACGCCGGGCGGAGGAACTATTGCCCTGACGCTTTCTTTGGAAGGCACAAAAGCAAGGATCGATGTTGAAGATACTGGTATTGGCATACCACAAGATCAATTGTCTTTCATTTTCGACAGGTTCTATCATACAGAGAGTGACAAGCAGGCAAGCTCAGGTATTGGGCTTAGTTTGGTAAAGGCGCTGGTAGATCAGCTGAATGGTGAGATTACTGTAGAGAGTGAGCCGGGGGTTCGAACCTGCTTTAGGCTTCTCTTGCCCCTGGAGAAAGACGAAACCGAGGGCAGCTCCACAATTGGCGGTGCTACCACTGCTTCCGAAGAGATGGCAGGCGTAACCGAAAATGGGGAAACTCCCAGAATACTGGTGATTGAAGACAATGATGAGGTGCGCCAGCTTATTGCAGATGTCTTAAGCCACGATTTTGAAGTGTTATCTGCCTCCAATGGAACCTCAGGCATCGCAACAGCCATTGAGCAAACGCCTGATGGAATCATCTGCGATTTGATGATGCCTGGTGTTGACGGGTTTGAGGTGTGTGCGCAATTGAAACAAAACGAGAAAACCAGTCACATTCCCATTGTGATGCTGACCGCCAAAGCCGACAAGGAAAGTAAAATAAAGGGGCTGGAGACGGCGGCCGACGACTACCTGACCAAGCCGTTTGATCAGAAGGAGCTCATTGTGAGGCTTAGGAACCTGCTGGAGAGCAGGCGGCAGCTCATGCATAAATACAGTCAGCAAACGATGCTGAAGCCCCAGGAGATTGCGGTCTCATCCATCGACAAGGTTTTCCTGGAAAAGGTGATTGCAGCGGTTAACACCCACCTGGCTGATGAAGGCTTTTCAGTAGAAGAACTCAGCAGGGAGGTGGGCATGAGCAAAAGCCAGCTCAACCGCAAACTACAGGCCTTGATTGGCCAAACACCCAATAAGTTAATAAGAAGTTTCAGGCTGCAACAAGCCTATGAGCTATTGGAGAAGAACGCTGGCTCAATAGCTGAAATTGCCTATATGACCGGCTTTTCCAGCCCCAACTACTTCAATGCCGTGTTCAAAGATGAATTTGGCATAGTGCCGGGACAGGTCCAACGCAATAAAGCTGATTAGAGAATCAATTCGTACTCCTTTCTTCATTCCTGTCAGTAAGGCAATTTTTGTTTCGAAAAAACCCTGCTTATTCTGGAAATATCCTTCTTCGCTTCAAAACCTTAAGCATTTGCATCAAAACCTTAAGCTGAAGAAAATGCTAATACTGAGCTTTGAGACTGAATTAAAACGCATCCAAATTCAGCTCTATGAAAGTCAGAATGATCTTCGCCCTTTTGGTACTCGCTGTTGTAAGGCCAACCTGGGCTCAGTTTAATGAAGACGCAGTCAATAGCATCGTCATCAACGAGACCTCAGCCGGTGGAGTGAGTGACTGGGGCGACTACGACAATGATGGCGATCTGGATTTGGTCATTGGCTCCTTTGGTTTTCTTTTCGTGGAGTTATATATCAATGAGGGCGGCACTTTTACACTCTCAAACCCTGGTATCTTTAGCACCAACGGTGGCAATATTAAATGGGGGGATTACGATGGAGATGATGACCTCGACTTACTGGTTACTCGTTCCAGGTCATTTTCCGACGATTATTTACTGAAGCTGTATGAAAATGAGGAGGGTATTTTTACAGATGTAACCAACGAGGCGGGCTTACCGACCTCGCTTTCCCATTTTGGAAGTTGGGGCGATTTTGACGGCGATGATGACCTCGACCTGGCGGTGATCGCCACAAAAGACGGCAAAATCAAAGCCATTATTTATGAGAACAATAGTGGTGTTTTTACGGACATTAATGCTGCACTGCCTGAAGCGGAAGAAGGCACAGTAACCTGGGCGAATTTTGATGAATCAGGAGACCTGGAACTGTTGGTTACAGGTTTCAATCGAACGGCATTCAAAACGCAAAGTAGCATTTTCAAAAGAGTGGATGGTGCGTTTGAAGACTCCGGCGCCGGGCTCTCCGGTGTTATGTACAGCTCAGCCAGTGCAGGCGATTTTGATGGAGACAGCGACCTGGATATTATTCTGACAGGTTCTGCCAATAGCCTCGCCACCCACCCGACAGGGGTGCCCAAATCTTTCATCTATCGGAATGATGATGGAGCCTTCACGGCCCTAAGCGCCGGGATTAGCGACGTGATGTATGGATCCTCTGATTGGGGTGATTACGACGATGATGGTGATGACGACCTTATTGTGACAGGACTGACAAACTACCTGGAAGGGGAAGCCATCAGCAAAATATACCAAAGCAATGGTGACGGGACTTTTGCTGACGTGGAAGCGCTACTTCCGTCAACCATTTTTGGAAATGCGCAATGGGGCGACTATGACGGCGATACCGATCTTGATTTTGTTCTCATTGGGCAACAATACATTTATGACGACCTGCCGGTCAGAAAGGTTTATACCAACATGCTATTGCCAGAAACGTCAATCGACCTGGTCACAATCAATGAAAACATGCCGGTAGGCACTGTCATTGGTGAATTGACTACCGTTCCGGCAGGAGACTATTCCTATAGCTTGGCAGCCGATGTGGCGGACAACACATCTTTCGTTGTGGAGGGAAGCCAACTTCTGTCTAAACTGATTTTTGACTATGAGTCACAAAGTAGCTACTTAATAACGGTTGAGGCCTCTATTGATGGTGAAATCACGCACAGCCAATTGCTGGCGATAGAAATAAACGACCTGAACGAAGCGCCATCGTTCATTCAACTGGATAATCTTGCGGTCAACAGATCGGTGGGAAATGGAGGGCTTGTAGCGACGTTATCCGCCAATGACCCTGATGCAGATAATGAGCACGAATTCGCACTTACAAGCGGCGAAGGTGACGATTTCAATAGCCAGTTCAGCATTGCAGGCAATATGCTGATTGTCGACAGTCCCGGAAGCCTTTCAGCGGGAGCCTACAGCATTCGCATAAAGGCAGTAGACCAGGATGAGGCCGCCGTTGAGCAAGGCTTGGTCATTGACGTGATTGATGACATTCCCTGGACATTCGTGCGCAATGACCTTGCCTCCGAAGTTCTCGAAGCGATGACTTTCACCGACGCTGATTGGGCGGACTATGATGGCGATGGCGATCAGGACTTGCTCATCGTTGGAACAGATGAATCAAGTCAGCCGGTGGTAAGAATATACCAAAACGATCTGGGCACTTTTGTTGATACCGAAGCCAGCTTGCCAATATTGTTGGCCGGTGCTGCGAGGTGGGGCAAAAGAACAGCTGATGGATATGCTGACGTCCTGCTGACAGGCTCAGTCGACGGAGTTCCCCAAACAGAGGTTTATCATTACGAGAATGGAGGGTGGAATAAGACTGCCAGCGACTTTGTAAGCGTAGGCGATCTCGGATCAAGTTATGTCGATTGGGCGGATTATGACCAGGATGGTGACCTGGATGTGGTGTTGACAGGGTCTACCGCCAGCAGTATAAAGTACTCAAAAATCTATCGAAACGATGAGGGAACCTATATCGACATTGAGGCTACTCTGGCCGTGGTGTCGGATGGAATTGTAGAGTGGGGCGACTATGACGGTGATGGTGATCTGGACCTGGCTTTGGCTGGTGATGGCTGGTTTGAATTTGTCGGCAAGGTTTACAGAAATGATGGTGGACAATTCGTCGACATTGGGGCTGACATCACACCCGTAGGTGTTAGCTCCCTGCGGTGGGGTGATTATGACAATGATGGTGACTTAGACTTATTGCTTCACGGCATTGATACTGATTGGGTCACTCATACCTACATCTACGAATATGACGGCAACAGCTTTGTAGAAACTGAGCTCTTTCTCGGCTTCGGAACCAGTTACGTAGACTGGGCAGACTACGATCATGATGGTGATTTCGACATCATTGCCACAGGCTCATTGGTGGAGTCGGAAAACATTACTACCCGTGTTTTTGAAAACAATGACAAGGCTTTCTCCGATTTGCTGATGGATTTGCCGGGGGCAATCCTTGGCCAGGTGCAATGGATCAATATTGATAGCGACCTCGACCTGGACTATCTGATAACAGGGTTCAATGGCAGCAATGTCATTTCTGAATTATATCTCAACCAGCTCCTCTCCAATCAGGCGCCTGCCGACTTACTGCTTGACAATGCTCATCTCATACAATCTGCAGGTTTACAGGCCCTGGTGGGTAGTTTTTCGGTGGTTGATCCCGACGAAGCAAATGCGCATACCTATTCGCTAGCCACTGGTGAGGGCGATGAACACAACGACCTATTTGCTGTGGCTGACAATAACTTGCAGGCACTGGATGCCAGGGCATTACCAGCGGATACCTATACCGTAAGGATAATGGCCGACGATGGGCACGGAGGACAAATTAAAAAGGCATTTGAAATAACCGTGGAGGATGATATCGCACCTGTTGCTGTGGCCAAAGACATCGAGGTAGCCCTGGCGGAAGGCGGCACCACAACAATAGACCCTTCCATGGTTGACAATGGAAGCATTGACCCGGCAGGAGGGGAGGTTAGTTTTTCACTAAGCCAAACGGCCTTTTCCTGTGACAACATTGGACAAAACGTAATATCCTTTACAACAACAGATGGGGCTGGCAACAGTTCCTCGATAGACTTTACTGTCACCATTGTGGATGACTCACCTCCCGTTTTGAAGGTACGGGAAGCTGTCATATACCTTGGGAATGAGGGCGCTGCCACCCTGTCTGTTGTTGATATTGACAATGGGAGCACCGACAATTGTGGCATTGCACTTAGTTTGAGCCGGACAAATTTTGCATGTGAGGACCTTGGAGAAAAGGAAGTGACAGTGACGGGGAAAGACCCCGCTGGCAACACAGTTACCGCTGTGGTGAAGGTTCAGGTGTTGGACACCATCGCACCAGTGGTCGCTGGACACGACATAACAGTATACCTCGATGGAGATGGGGTATCAGCAGTGGCTGATATAGCTATCGACTTTGGGACGACCGACAACTGCGGGCTTGACGCTCTCTACCTGGACTGGCCTTCTGATTTCATTGACTGCGGACAATTAGGCGACCATTTGGTAGATTTAGTTGGCGTTGACAAAAGTGGCAACACCACCGTGAAAGAGATAACCATGACTATAGCGGACAACCAACCTCCAAACCTTTTTACCAAGTCACTTACTGTTACACTGGATGAGGTTGGGCAAGCCGAAATTACCGTTGATGAAATAAATGACGGGAGTTATGACAACTGCTCAACGGCCGAATACACGCTGAGCAGGACAGTTTTTACCTGTGAAGACCTTGGGACGACGACAATAGAATTCACAGGTATGGATGCTTATGGGAACACATCGTCGCAAACTGTAGAACTAACCGTAGAAGGCGCCTGCAACGAATTGCTGGGAGCTAAGGATGCGTTGGCAGCAGACGTTATCGTTTATCCAAATCCGGCTACAGATTTTATAATGTTAAGGTCTGCGAATGGCAGTGGCTTTGATAATGGCGAGGTGTACGTGTATGACCTTACCGGCATGCCTGTCGTTAAACAAACAGTCAGGGCAGGCGAAGATGAGGTCAAACTGTCTGTTATGGGCTTACCAAAAGGTGTATACCACCTTATATTCAAGAAATACAACAGCAGCGATAGTTCACTGAGAACCTCATTTATCAAGCACTAGGTGTGAAACACTTCTTTGGTTAAGAATGGGTTAATTCAAGCATAAATAACACTTTTGGTCTAAAGAAAATGAGGTCTCTCTTTCATCTAAAGCTATACACTGAGATCATTTAGTACATTCTTGTTTGCTAAAACGTGCCATCTGCCATACTTTTGACTACCAGTCTTTGCAAGTAAGGTTATTTTTTTGGCTTCAATCAGTTGTGTATTTTTCCTATATATTTGAATGAGGCGTTCATTCATGAAGTATCTGCTGTTTTCCCTTTGTTTGGCCCCTTTGTCCTGCCTTGCGCAAAGCGTCGATTTTTCAATCGATTTTTCGGAAGGTTGTGTTCCGCTGACAGTCAATTTTACTGACATATCCACTGCAAGCCCCATCACAGACTATCAGTGGACTTTTGGCAATGGTAACAGCTCTGTGCTTCAAAATCCCAGCGCAGTATATACCGGCGCTGGCACATTTCAGGTGACATTGGTGGCCAAATCCGGCGCCGCTACGTTGGGGACTAAAACGATGGACATTGTGGTACATGACAAGCCTTCCATTGATTTTTCGTTTTCCCCTGTGGAAGGGTGCAGCCCGTTGCCAGTGTCTTTCGTTGCTGAGAGCCTCACAGCAGGGAACACCCTGCAGTCTTTCGAGTGGGTTTTTGGAGATGGGAGCTCCAGCAACGAGGAAGCACCTACGAACACTTACCAAAGCCAGGGCGACTACTCTGTTACACTTGTGGCAAAAGACCAGTTTGGCTGCGAAAGCACTGTTTCAAAAAGTGCTATCATCAAAGCATTCGGGATTAAGGCAACCATCGGAGCTGATAAGACCGTTTTGTGTGAAACGCCAGCACAAGTGAGCTTTAGTGCGGCTGTGACCGGCTCAGGTGTGACCGGCACAGGTGCGGCCGGCACAGGTCAGAACATCGGTTACAAATGGGACTTTGGCGATGGCAGCACCAGCACAGCCCAAAACCCGCCCCATACCTACTCAACCGCAGGCGATTATAAGGTGACAATGACAGCAACTGACGAAAAAGGCTGCCAGGATAGTCAGGAGCTTTCAGTTGTAATCGGCAGCGGTACTGGGATCTCTTTCACAGCGTCTGCTTCTCAGACTTGTGTTGGCAACCAGGTTTACTTCATAGAAACATCTGACAAGACGATACTTTCCCGGCACTGGGATTTTGGAAACGGGAAGACGTCCGATGCGGCTTCTCCGGTCACCACCTTCAGCGAGCCGGGCAAATATCAGGTAGTGCTCACGGCCCAGCTACAAGGGCAGGCTTGTGAAGCAAAAACAGTGAAAGAGATCATCGTGGGGGCAGACGCAGCACCGTCGTTTACCGCCCAGCAAAAGTGCTCACTTCAAATTCAGTTTTCGAATAGCTCGACCAACAGCACCCGATGGAGTTGGAACTTTGGTGATGGAATGACATCGGAAGATGAGTCGCCCATTCATGCTTACGCCGCTCCGGGGTTGTACCAGGTAACTTTGACCAGCTATAGCAGTGCGGGCTGTGAAGCATTGCTAAGTCAGGAAGTTGAGGTGGTTCATATCGTCAATACAAAGATTCTTCCCGAAGACCAGCAAAGCTGTAGCGAAATTTCGCTGTCGGGCTGCGCACCGTTCACGCTTCCGTTTACTTCTGCAACAGAGGCAAGTGAAAGCTACTCCCTACTCTGGACTTTTGGCGACAATACGTCGACCACCGAAGCCAACCCTACACATGTTTTCGATCAGCCCGGAAACTACGAGGTTGTGTTACTGGCGACAAGCGCATCTGGTTGCACGAGCCGGAAAGAAGTGGCCGTGGTGGTGTCATCCACAGTGCC contains:
- a CDS encoding ATP-binding protein; this encodes MKRGLFGFFIFLTLHIPLGSYGQAVKGVLTYAGEERLALDGEWAFYWKQLLPPGDEAFVATEARYVKQVSYWNTHPELKEQLPAFGYATYRLVVESTQDYRVAVEIPGFNLSYALFLNGELISSDGVVSDSKDTYVPDWTVSMKTVMLHEGENEIVVQVANFDHSNGGFFKPIIIGDPDVLPHERDLNLIIETFNIGGVFLVGCFFVGLFFYLGEDKSFLFYGLFVIMYALYISNYGQYVFGTVFPGVPSRFKLKITYLTMYLAWLFYTLFLCELFKEDFHKIVSRIALIIAVPLCLSALVLPMSIYTLTLVPFSVVALVYIIYGFYITLVARVRKRGGSLSIFLGLALCTLAIVILSAYHYNLILTRPNAISVLFTATFFVMSFAFAEKIGKAFSSARALQLETASQKREIEIQARELKQLDEAKSRFFANISHEFRTPLTMIFGPVRELLLAVHDSRPRKYLQTIQNNASRLLKLVNQILELAKLDAGHQMLVKEYVDVSKFIIETAESFQLEAKSNSIKLLLRASDQISGWIDPDALEKIVLNLLSNAFKFTPGGGTIALTLSLEGTKARIDVEDTGIGIPQDQLSFIFDRFYHTESDKQASSGIGLSLVKALVDQLNGEITVESEPGVRTCFRLLLPLEKDETEGSSTIGGATTASEEMAGVTENGETPRILVIEDNDEVRQLIADVLSHDFEVLSASNGTSGIATAIEQTPDGIICDLMMPGVDGFEVCAQLKQNEKTSHIPIVMLTAKADKESKIKGLETAADDYLTKPFDQKELIVRLRNLLESRRQLMHKYSQQTMLKPQEIAVSSIDKVFLEKVIAAVNTHLADEGFSVEELSREVGMSKSQLNRKLQALIGQTPNKLIRSFRLQQAYELLEKNAGSIAEIAYMTGFSSPNYFNAVFKDEFGIVPGQVQRNKAD
- a CDS encoding FG-GAP-like repeat-containing protein, whose amino-acid sequence is MKVRMIFALLVLAVVRPTWAQFNEDAVNSIVINETSAGGVSDWGDYDNDGDLDLVIGSFGFLFVELYINEGGTFTLSNPGIFSTNGGNIKWGDYDGDDDLDLLVTRSRSFSDDYLLKLYENEEGIFTDVTNEAGLPTSLSHFGSWGDFDGDDDLDLAVIATKDGKIKAIIYENNSGVFTDINAALPEAEEGTVTWANFDESGDLELLVTGFNRTAFKTQSSIFKRVDGAFEDSGAGLSGVMYSSASAGDFDGDSDLDIILTGSANSLATHPTGVPKSFIYRNDDGAFTALSAGISDVMYGSSDWGDYDDDGDDDLIVTGLTNYLEGEAISKIYQSNGDGTFADVEALLPSTIFGNAQWGDYDGDTDLDFVLIGQQYIYDDLPVRKVYTNMLLPETSIDLVTINENMPVGTVIGELTTVPAGDYSYSLAADVADNTSFVVEGSQLLSKLIFDYESQSSYLITVEASIDGEITHSQLLAIEINDLNEAPSFIQLDNLAVNRSVGNGGLVATLSANDPDADNEHEFALTSGEGDDFNSQFSIAGNMLIVDSPGSLSAGAYSIRIKAVDQDEAAVEQGLVIDVIDDIPWTFVRNDLASEVLEAMTFTDADWADYDGDGDQDLLIVGTDESSQPVVRIYQNDLGTFVDTEASLPILLAGAARWGKRTADGYADVLLTGSVDGVPQTEVYHYENGGWNKTASDFVSVGDLGSSYVDWADYDQDGDLDVVLTGSTASSIKYSKIYRNDEGTYIDIEATLAVVSDGIVEWGDYDGDGDLDLALAGDGWFEFVGKVYRNDGGQFVDIGADITPVGVSSLRWGDYDNDGDLDLLLHGIDTDWVTHTYIYEYDGNSFVETELFLGFGTSYVDWADYDHDGDFDIIATGSLVESENITTRVFENNDKAFSDLLMDLPGAILGQVQWINIDSDLDLDYLITGFNGSNVISELYLNQLLSNQAPADLLLDNAHLIQSAGLQALVGSFSVVDPDEANAHTYSLATGEGDEHNDLFAVADNNLQALDARALPADTYTVRIMADDGHGGQIKKAFEITVEDDIAPVAVAKDIEVALAEGGTTTIDPSMVDNGSIDPAGGEVSFSLSQTAFSCDNIGQNVISFTTTDGAGNSSSIDFTVTIVDDSPPVLKVREAVIYLGNEGAATLSVVDIDNGSTDNCGIALSLSRTNFACEDLGEKEVTVTGKDPAGNTVTAVVKVQVLDTIAPVVAGHDITVYLDGDGVSAVADIAIDFGTTDNCGLDALYLDWPSDFIDCGQLGDHLVDLVGVDKSGNTTVKEITMTIADNQPPNLFTKSLTVTLDEVGQAEITVDEINDGSYDNCSTAEYTLSRTVFTCEDLGTTTIEFTGMDAYGNTSSQTVELTVEGACNELLGAKDALAADVIVYPNPATDFIMLRSANGSGFDNGEVYVYDLTGMPVVKQTVRAGEDEVKLSVMGLPKGVYHLIFKKYNSSDSSLRTSFIKH